The following proteins are encoded in a genomic region of Candidatus Rokuibacteriota bacterium:
- a CDS encoding LL-diaminopimelate aminotransferase: protein MPDPFELADRLRRLPPYLFAEIDQKKREARARGVDVIDLGIGDPDLPTPPHVIHALQQAALDPQTHRYPSYEGMFAFRQAVASWYARRFGVRLDPETEVLTLIGSKEGTAHMPLAFVNPGEAVLVPDPGYPVYAAGTWFAGGEAHFLPLRRETGFLPDLDAIPPDVARRARLMYLNYPNNPTAACASREYFRQVVAFAERHGVIVCHDAMYSELHFDGYEPPSFLEADGAREVGVEFHSLSKTYSMTGWRLGFCVGNARALAGLGRVKTNVDSGVFEAVQHAGIAALTGPQEIAEQYRKTYQERRDIVVRGLTTLGWDVDVPKGTFFVWAPVPGGLDSRAFASRLLDEVGVVVTPGVGFGPSGEGFYRIALTVDASRLAEAMERVKRVRL from the coding sequence GTGCCTGACCCGTTCGAGCTGGCCGACCGGCTGAGGCGGCTGCCCCCGTACCTGTTCGCCGAGATCGACCAGAAGAAACGCGAGGCGCGCGCCCGGGGGGTGGACGTGATCGACCTCGGGATCGGGGACCCCGACCTCCCGACCCCGCCGCACGTCATCCACGCGCTGCAGCAGGCCGCCCTCGACCCGCAGACGCACCGCTACCCTTCGTACGAGGGGATGTTCGCCTTCCGCCAGGCGGTGGCGAGCTGGTACGCGCGGCGCTTCGGGGTCCGCCTGGACCCAGAGACCGAGGTGCTGACGCTGATCGGGTCGAAGGAGGGGACCGCGCACATGCCCCTGGCCTTCGTCAACCCCGGGGAAGCGGTGCTCGTTCCCGACCCGGGCTACCCGGTCTACGCGGCCGGGACCTGGTTCGCGGGCGGCGAGGCCCACTTCCTGCCGCTCCGCCGCGAGACCGGCTTCCTCCCCGATCTCGACGCGATCCCGCCGGATGTCGCCCGGCGCGCCCGGCTCATGTACCTCAACTACCCCAACAACCCCACCGCCGCCTGCGCGAGCCGCGAGTACTTCCGGCAGGTCGTCGCCTTCGCGGAGCGTCACGGCGTCATCGTCTGCCACGACGCGATGTACTCGGAGCTGCACTTCGACGGCTACGAGCCGCCGAGCTTCCTGGAGGCGGACGGGGCGCGCGAGGTCGGCGTGGAGTTCCACTCGCTCTCCAAGACCTACTCGATGACCGGGTGGCGGCTCGGGTTCTGCGTCGGCAACGCCCGCGCGCTCGCCGGCCTCGGCAGGGTGAAGACCAACGTGGACTCGGGAGTCTTCGAGGCGGTTCAACACGCCGGCATCGCCGCCCTGACCGGGCCCCAGGAGATCGCCGAGCAGTACCGGAAGACCTACCAGGAGCGGCGCGACATCGTGGTGCGCGGCCTCACCACGCTGGGCTGGGACGTGGACGTGCCCAAGGGGACCTTCTTCGTCTGGGCGCCGGTGCCGGGAGGCCTCGACTCGCGGGCGTTCGCGAGCCGGCTCCTGGACGAGGTCGGGGTGGTGGTGACGCCCGGCGTCGGCTTCGGCCCCTCGGGCGAGGGCTTCTACCGGATCGCCCTCACGGTCGACGCCTCCCGGCTCGCCGAAGCGATGGAGCGCGTGAAGCGGGTGAGGCTGTGA
- the folB gene encoding dihydroneopterin aldolase codes for MEDVRFYGHHGVTDAEQSVGAWFAVDVELALDLTPASLSDDLRATVDYGEVARRVVEIGTKERVYLVERLAALIAEALLREFPAETVRVRVRKLTPPMEGIHGIPGVELVRRR; via the coding sequence GTGGAGGATGTCCGTTTCTACGGGCATCACGGGGTCACCGACGCCGAGCAGAGCGTCGGTGCCTGGTTCGCCGTGGACGTGGAGCTGGCCCTCGACCTCACCCCGGCGAGCCTCTCCGACGACCTCAGGGCCACCGTGGACTACGGCGAGGTGGCGCGGCGGGTGGTGGAGATCGGAACGAAGGAGCGCGTGTATCTCGTAGAGCGGCTCGCGGCGCTCATCGCGGAGGCGCTCCTGCGGGAGTTTCCGGCAGAGACCGTCAGGGTGCGGGTGCGGAAGCTGACCCCGCCCATGGAGGGCATCCACGGGATCCCGGGCGTCGAGCTGGTGCGGAGACGGTAG
- the folK gene encoding 2-amino-4-hydroxy-6-hydroxymethyldihydropteridine diphosphokinase → MARVFLSLGSNLGDRLEQLRRAIELLTQLPDVRFLNASPLYETEPWDYPSGEVLDRAHWFFNCVVEIETSLPPEGLLAELQAIEGRLGRVRSGTAAPRAHVEPRTMDIDILLYGDEVISVPDDLHIPHLFLHERRFVLRPLADLAPHLEHPVLYRTIHELLDGLEDDHRVIASDLPHQWFLR, encoded by the coding sequence ATGGCGCGCGTCTTCCTGAGCCTCGGTTCCAACCTGGGCGACCGGCTGGAACAGCTGCGCCGGGCGATCGAGCTGCTGACCCAGCTCCCGGACGTCCGGTTCCTCAACGCCTCGCCGCTCTACGAGACCGAACCCTGGGACTACCCGTCGGGCGAGGTCCTCGACCGGGCGCACTGGTTCTTCAACTGCGTCGTCGAGATCGAGACGAGCCTCCCCCCCGAGGGGCTCCTCGCCGAGCTCCAGGCCATCGAGGGCCGGCTCGGCCGCGTCCGCTCGGGGACGGCCGCCCCGCGCGCTCACGTCGAGCCGCGGACCATGGACATCGACATCCTGCTCTACGGCGACGAGGTGATCAGCGTGCCCGACGACCTCCACATCCCGCACCTCTTCCTCCACGAGCGCCGCTTCGTCCTCCGGCCGCTGGCCGACCTCGCCCCCCACCTCGAGCACCCCGTGCTGTACCGAACAATCCATGAGCTACTCGACGGGCTCGAGGATGACCACCGCGTGATCGCGTCCGACCTCCCCCACCAGTGGTTCCTCCGCTGA
- a CDS encoding sigma-70 family RNA polymerase sigma factor, with protein sequence MADREFQRQALEHLDALHTFAMYLTRNGSETEDLVQETYFRAFRFAHRFQPGTHLKAWLFQILRNTFLTFYRQREREPALAEDGVPESPAPMFHDAPDAGGASVETQADLGRVLAQLPEVFRTALLLAEVEGLSLEDVAQIMECPVGTVKSRIFRAKERLRGLLKDYEGDHRG encoded by the coding sequence ATGGCCGACCGCGAGTTTCAGCGTCAGGCCCTCGAACATCTCGACGCCCTCCACACCTTCGCCATGTACCTCACCCGGAACGGGTCGGAGACCGAGGACCTCGTCCAGGAGACGTACTTCCGCGCGTTCCGGTTCGCGCACCGCTTCCAGCCGGGAACTCATCTGAAGGCTTGGCTGTTTCAAATATTAAGGAACACGTTTCTGACCTTCTACCGCCAGCGGGAGCGCGAGCCGGCGCTCGCTGAGGACGGCGTTCCCGAGTCGCCGGCTCCGATGTTCCACGACGCCCCGGACGCGGGCGGCGCCTCGGTAGAGACCCAGGCGGACCTCGGGCGCGTCCTGGCGCAGCTCCCCGAGGTGTTCCGGACGGCGCTTCTCTTGGCAGAAGTGGAGGGGTTGTCCCTCGAGGACGTCGCCCAGATCATGGAGTGCCCGGTGGGGACGGTGAAGTCGCGGATCTTCCGCGCGAAGGAGCGGCTCCGGGGGCTGCTGAAGGACTACGAAGGGGATCACAGAGGCTAG
- a CDS encoding zf-HC2 domain-containing protein, protein MECQELRAELGAWRQGRLAPDQRQALERHLSACAECQRWERDDRTLGRLLVERLPRYPAPAHLRVRIRAAAAARPGTLWWSAPVGAALATAMLMVLVLLPVLPRSAAPDPLQPLVRAALSQHTRSVLWGEPRPEAIPAVLPRLMRETRIELAKVFEGDDEVRLVGVEPVVVEGRWGLAFSYQDREDHALTYVILPGQGLAVPNRNRVQIDRFRPMLTQINGFSVFVWKQGPLACFLISDLVSEGDLTRFRDHFLRIRLETEPVQAP, encoded by the coding sequence ATGGAGTGTCAGGAGCTGAGGGCGGAGCTGGGAGCGTGGCGTCAGGGCCGACTGGCCCCCGACCAGCGCCAGGCGCTGGAGCGCCACCTCTCCGCCTGCGCGGAGTGCCAGCGCTGGGAGCGTGACGACCGGACCCTCGGCCGGCTCCTCGTCGAGCGGCTCCCCCGCTATCCCGCGCCAGCCCACCTGCGAGTGCGGATCCGTGCCGCGGCAGCTGCGCGGCCGGGGACCCTCTGGTGGTCGGCGCCGGTGGGCGCGGCGCTGGCCACCGCAATGCTCATGGTCCTCGTCCTCCTCCCCGTCCTGCCGCGTTCCGCTGCGCCCGACCCGCTCCAACCGCTCGTCCGCGCGGCGCTCTCCCAGCATACCCGCAGCGTCCTCTGGGGCGAGCCGCGGCCGGAAGCGATCCCTGCCGTGCTCCCGCGCCTCATGCGCGAGACCCGGATCGAGCTCGCGAAGGTCTTCGAGGGCGACGACGAGGTCCGCCTGGTCGGCGTGGAGCCCGTGGTCGTCGAGGGCCGGTGGGGGCTCGCCTTCTCCTACCAGGATCGCGAGGACCACGCGCTCACGTACGTGATCCTCCCCGGACAGGGCCTGGCCGTGCCGAACCGCAACCGGGTCCAGATCGACCGCTTCCGCCCGATGCTGACCCAGATCAACGGCTTCTCCGTCTTCGTCTGGAAGCAGGGACCTCTCGCCTGCTTCCTGATCTCCGACCTGGTCTCTGAGGGCGACCTCACGCGCTTCCGCGATCACTTCCTCCGGATCCGCTTGGAGACTGAGCCCGTCCAGGCCCCGTAG
- a CDS encoding Uma2 family endonuclease, whose protein sequence is MGPHRVVLTYKEYEALPADGRRYEIHGGELSVTAAPSPRHQMISANLFRLLDAHVRARGIGIVLYAPLDVILSDTSIVQPDIVYLEPERLGAISHRGVEGAPTLAVEIISPSTTLIDRSTKHQLYARHAVPFFWLVDPEARMVEAFVLGPEGYTLAIRASGPDPVSPPPFSDLALVPASLWP, encoded by the coding sequence ATGGGTCCCCATCGCGTGGTGCTGACCTACAAAGAGTACGAAGCCCTGCCGGCCGACGGCCGCAGGTACGAGATCCATGGGGGGGAGCTCTCCGTGACGGCAGCGCCGAGTCCCCGGCACCAGATGATCAGCGCCAACCTCTTCAGACTTCTTGACGCTCATGTACGCGCGCGTGGGATCGGCATCGTGCTTTACGCTCCTCTTGACGTCATCCTCAGCGACACCTCGATCGTCCAACCTGATATTGTCTATCTCGAGCCAGAAAGGCTTGGCGCGATCAGCCACCGCGGGGTTGAGGGTGCGCCGACTCTTGCGGTGGAGATCATCTCGCCCTCAACGACGCTGATCGACCGGAGCACCAAGCATCAGCTCTACGCCCGTCACGCCGTGCCGTTCTTCTGGCTGGTAGACCCCGAAGCACGCATGGTGGAGGCGTTTGTCCTCGGGCCCGAGGGCTACACGCTCGCCATCCGGGCCTCGGGGCCTGACCCCGTTAGCCCGCCACCCTTCTCCGACCTCGCTCTCGTTCCTGCCTCCCTCTGGCCGTAG
- a CDS encoding Uma2 family endonuclease, with the protein MAIGVRTRRFSVEEYHQMVRAGILKEDDRVELVEGEIIEMTPIGPRHATCVDRLTRRLIGLLGDLAVVRVQGPVRLGPYSEPQPDTALLRPPVTRYQDRHPDPADIFLVVEVADTTVEDDRAQKIPLYARAGIPETWLVNLPGEAVEVYRDPAPDGYRQILAVRRGQPLAPLAFPDVTLTADEILG; encoded by the coding sequence ATGGCTATCGGAGTGCGCACGCGTCGGTTCTCAGTGGAGGAATACCACCAGATGGTTCGGGCGGGGATCCTCAAAGAGGACGACCGCGTGGAGCTTGTCGAAGGAGAAATCATCGAAATGACTCCGATTGGTCCCCGTCATGCCACCTGTGTCGATCGCCTGACGCGCCGGCTCATAGGCTTGTTGGGCGACCTAGCGGTCGTCCGGGTGCAAGGACCAGTCCGCCTTGGGCCGTACTCCGAACCTCAGCCGGATACGGCGCTGCTTCGCCCGCCCGTCACCCGCTATCAGGATCGTCATCCGGACCCGGCCGACATCTTCTTGGTCGTCGAGGTCGCGGACACCACCGTTGAGGATGACCGGGCGCAGAAAATCCCGCTCTATGCGCGCGCCGGCATCCCGGAGACCTGGCTCGTGAATCTTCCCGGCGAGGCGGTTGAGGTCTATCGGGACCCGGCCCCGGACGGATATCGACAGATCCTCGCGGTTCGGCGTGGCCAGCCCCTTGCTCCCCTGGCGTTCCCTGACGTCACGCTGACCGCCGACGAAATCCTCGGCTAG
- a CDS encoding undecaprenyl-phosphate glucose phosphotransferase, with protein sequence MLKAHSKLLEHLTLAGDLVLICGSWVLAYYLRFWFGPIPVYRGVPPLGPYLILLVPIALVWAVAFKAFGLYRPRRLGSRVAEWVDIAKASTLGCLVLMAVMTFFFRSFEFSRLVILYFWVLSVVSVSLSRAVFREALRFARRRGYNLRYALVVGSGELARTVVERLRQRPDVGMQVVGLVGDEKDGSDPGAARLGGYGDLRSVMERFTVDHVILALPHEDYARLPMVLEEIGDDPVTIHFVPDSLRFATLRAGIEEFEGLPFLHLRESPLHGWNRVTKRALDLGLGGLALLLAAPLMLLVALAIRLGSGSPVLYCQERMGLDGRRFWMLKFRTMEVDAEAATGPVWAHPGDPRRTRLGAFLRAWSFDELPQLWNVLTGEMSRVGPRPERPVFVQEFRRRIPGYMLRHTVKSGMTGWAQVNGWRGSTSLEKRIEYDLEYIERWSLGFDLRILWLTLRQGFRNTNAY encoded by the coding sequence ATGCTGAAGGCCCACTCGAAGCTCCTCGAGCACCTCACGCTGGCGGGGGACCTGGTGCTGATCTGCGGGAGCTGGGTTCTGGCGTACTACCTCCGGTTCTGGTTCGGGCCCATTCCCGTCTACCGCGGCGTTCCGCCCCTGGGCCCGTACCTCATCCTCCTCGTCCCGATCGCCCTGGTCTGGGCGGTGGCGTTCAAGGCCTTCGGGCTCTACCGGCCGCGCCGGCTGGGCTCACGGGTCGCCGAGTGGGTGGACATCGCCAAGGCCTCCACGCTCGGCTGCCTGGTCCTGATGGCGGTGATGACGTTCTTCTTCCGTTCCTTCGAGTTCTCGCGGCTCGTGATCCTCTACTTCTGGGTCCTCTCGGTCGTCTCGGTCAGCCTCTCCCGCGCGGTCTTCCGCGAGGCCCTCCGCTTCGCGCGCCGCCGGGGCTACAACCTCCGCTACGCGCTCGTCGTGGGGTCCGGGGAGCTGGCACGGACCGTGGTGGAGCGGCTCCGTCAGCGGCCGGACGTGGGGATGCAGGTCGTGGGGCTGGTGGGGGACGAGAAGGACGGATCAGACCCGGGCGCGGCGCGCCTCGGGGGCTACGGAGACCTCCGGAGCGTCATGGAGCGGTTCACCGTGGACCACGTGATCCTGGCCCTTCCCCACGAGGACTACGCGCGGCTGCCGATGGTCCTCGAGGAGATCGGCGACGACCCCGTGACGATCCACTTCGTCCCGGACTCGCTGCGATTCGCGACGCTGAGGGCCGGGATCGAAGAGTTCGAGGGGCTCCCGTTCCTCCACCTCCGCGAATCCCCGCTCCACGGGTGGAACCGGGTGACCAAGCGCGCCCTCGACCTGGGGCTCGGAGGGCTCGCGCTTCTCCTCGCTGCGCCCCTCATGCTGCTCGTCGCGCTGGCGATCAGGCTCGGCTCGGGCAGCCCCGTGCTCTACTGCCAGGAGCGGATGGGGCTCGACGGGCGGCGGTTCTGGATGCTCAAGTTCCGCACGATGGAGGTGGACGCCGAGGCGGCGACTGGCCCCGTGTGGGCGCACCCGGGCGACCCGCGGCGGACCCGGCTGGGCGCCTTCCTCCGCGCGTGGAGCTTCGACGAGCTGCCCCAGCTCTGGAACGTGCTGACGGGCGAGATGAGCCGGGTGGGGCCGCGCCCGGAGCGCCCGGTCTTCGTCCAGGAGTTCCGCCGGCGGATTCCCGGCTACATGCTCCGCCACACGGTGAAGTCGGGCATGACCGGCTGGGCGCAGGTGAACGGCTGGCGGGGCAGCACCTCCCTCGAGAAGCGGATCGAGTACGACCTCGAGTACATCGAGCGCTGGTCGCTCGGCTTCGACCTCAGGATCCTCTGGCTCACCCTCCGGCAGGGCTTCCGCAACACGAACGCCTATTGA
- a CDS encoding glycosyltransferase: MRGGERCLEVLCELFPQADLFTLLHVPGSVSSLIEHRRIVTSPLQRIPGVASRYRALLPLFPWAIERFDLSGYELILSVSHCAAKGVRVPPGAVHICFCLTPMRYVWDLYDDYFGARASWPVRALMPPVAAALRRWDRATSDRVHAFLAISRFVAARIARYYGREAEVIHPPVDVQRFRLADEAGEFYLVVSALTPYKRVDLAVEAAGRLGVQLVVVGTGPEEARLRACAGPGVELLGWRPDAEVAELYPRCRAVLFPSVEDFGIVPLEAMASGRPVIALGRGGARETVTGLDDGAGEPSGIFFSEQTVEALVEAIRRLEANAHRFDPKALRARAEAFDRPLFKERLAAAVARRIGELGREGSRC; this comes from the coding sequence GGGAGCGCTGCCTGGAAGTCTTGTGCGAGCTGTTTCCCCAGGCCGACCTCTTCACGCTCCTCCACGTCCCGGGGAGCGTCTCGTCCCTCATCGAGCACCGGCGGATCGTGACCTCGCCTCTCCAGCGGATTCCCGGTGTCGCGTCACGCTACCGCGCCTTGCTCCCTCTCTTCCCGTGGGCCATCGAGCGCTTCGATCTCAGCGGCTACGAGCTGATCCTCTCCGTGAGCCACTGCGCTGCCAAGGGCGTCCGGGTTCCGCCGGGCGCTGTCCATATCTGCTTCTGCCTGACGCCGATGCGCTACGTCTGGGACCTCTACGACGATTACTTCGGCGCGCGGGCGAGCTGGCCCGTGCGCGCCCTGATGCCGCCTGTGGCCGCCGCCCTCCGGCGGTGGGATCGGGCCACGAGCGATCGGGTCCACGCCTTCCTCGCCATCTCCCGCTTCGTGGCAGCGCGCATCGCCCGGTACTACGGCAGGGAGGCGGAGGTGATCCACCCGCCGGTGGACGTCCAGCGCTTCCGCCTCGCTGACGAGGCCGGCGAGTTCTACCTCGTGGTCTCGGCCCTCACGCCCTACAAGCGAGTCGATCTGGCGGTGGAGGCGGCCGGCCGGCTCGGCGTCCAGCTCGTCGTGGTGGGGACGGGGCCGGAGGAAGCCCGCCTCCGGGCGTGCGCCGGTCCCGGCGTCGAGCTTCTCGGCTGGCGCCCCGACGCGGAGGTCGCCGAACTGTACCCCCGCTGCCGCGCCGTGCTGTTCCCGTCGGTCGAAGACTTCGGCATCGTTCCGCTCGAGGCGATGGCGTCCGGGCGACCCGTCATCGCCCTCGGCCGCGGCGGCGCTCGCGAGACGGTCACCGGGCTCGACGACGGCGCGGGGGAGCCGAGCGGCATCTTTTTCTCCGAGCAGACCGTGGAGGCGCTGGTCGAGGCGATCCGGCGGCTCGAGGCCAATGCCCACCGCTTCGACCCCAAGGCGCTCCGGGCCCGCGCTGAAGCCTTCGACCGCCCCCTCTTCAAGGAGCGCCTGGCCGCGGCCGTCGCGCGGCGCATCGGCGAGTTGGGCCGCGAGGGGTCGAGATGCTGA